One region of Oryza sativa Japonica Group chromosome 10, ASM3414082v1 genomic DNA includes:
- the LOC4349513 gene encoding probable NADH dehydrogenase [ubiquinone] 1 alpha subcomplex subunit 12: protein MAAVVRGVLNGIREKGLSNFLRHARDEGYFKCLLDGNLLQTKIHNIGATLVGVDKFGNKYYEKLHDTQYGRHRWVEYAEKGRYNASQVPPEWHGWLHHITDSTGDELLEQNAKAYIVDHKENFSGEGEELIYHSKGHALNPGQRDWTRYQPWEPKKEEAT, encoded by the exons atgGCTGCGGTGGTGCGTGGCGTGTTGAACGGCATCCGGGAGAAGGGCCTCTCCAACTTCCTCCGCCATGCCCGCGACGAAGGCTACTT CAAATGCCTTCTGGATGGAAACCTCTT GCAAACTAAAATCCACAATATCGGCGCCACACTTGTAGGAGTAGACAAGTTCGGCaacaaatattatgaaaaacTACATGACACTCAGTATG GAAGGCACAGGTGGGTAGAATATGCAGAGAAAGGGCGCTACAATGCATCCCAAGTGCCCCCTGAATGGCATGGATGGCTGCACCACATCACCGACAGCACTGGGGACGAG CTACTGGAGCAGAATGCTAAAGCGTACATCGTGGATCACAAGGAGAACTTCTCCGGCGAGGGTGAGGAACTGATCTACCACTCCAAGGGGCATGCTCTAAACCCAGGACAAAGGGACTGGACGAGGTACCAGCCGTGGGAACCAAAGAAAGAAGAGGCAACCTAA
- the LOC4349514 gene encoding protein WRKY1, which produces MCDSLFWQSSADQGDLSDVVRASLQLQTAPRHQAASPPYVHLLGGGGGGGEDQLAAVSQHAEQQQQSMVDASAACDLLHALLPPPPVVQVQQQGASRTRTTIEEDTTGDGEELFAGAHYVVPPIKRRKSQTKKVVCIPAGASGGGGGEVVPSDLWAWRKYGQKPIKGSPYPRGYYRCSSSKGCSARKQVERSRADPTMLVVTYTSDHNHPWPTHRNALAGSTRPSSSNSSNIRLQDSTPVHHQSQTGHDRLTTTHLKQEDVIISPSLLQPDHHQLCTIIDTKHHLLFHQDYPHSFGLFD; this is translated from the exons ATGTGTGACAGCTTGTTTTGGCAGTCGTCGGCCGACCAAGGGGACCTCTCGGATGTGGTGAGGGCCAGCCTTCAGCTGCAGACGGCGCCTCGCCATCAGGCTGCATCGCCGCCGTATGTGCACCTcttaggaggaggaggaggaggaggagaagaccaGCTTGCAGCAGTGAGCCAACAcgctgagcagcagcagcagagcatGGTGGATGCTTCTGCAGCTTGCGACCTTCTCCATGCGCtgttgccaccaccaccagtagtgcaggtgcagcagcagggagcgtcgaggacgaggacgacgattGAGGAGGacaccaccggcgacggcgaggagttATTTGCTGGTGCTCATTATGTCGTTCCGCCCATCAAGCGAAG gaaGAGCCAGACGAAGAAGGTGGTGTGCATCCCGGCGGgggcgagtggcggcggcggcggcgaggtggtgccGTCGGACCTGTGGGCGTGGAGGAAGTACGGGCAGAAGCCCATCAAGGGGTCGCCCTACCCTCGCGGGTACTACCGCTGCAGCAGCTCCAAAGGTTGCTCCGCCCGGAAGCAGGTGGAGCGCAGCCGCGCCGACCCCACAATGCTCGTCGTCACCTACACCTCCGACCACAACCATCCATGGCCAACCCACCGCAACGCCCTCGCCGGCTCCacccgcccctcctcctccaactcATCCAACATACGCCTCCAAGACAGTACTCCAGTTCATCATCAGAGTCAGACTGGCCACGATCGTCTTACGACCACTCACCTCAAGCAGGAGGACGTGAtcatctccccctccctgcTGCAGCCCGACCACCATCAGCTGTGTACCATTATTGACACCAAGCACCACCTCTTGTTTCATCAAGACTATCCTCACAGCTTCGGCTTGTTCGACTAG